A portion of the Corynebacterium occultum genome contains these proteins:
- a CDS encoding lycopene cyclase domain-containing protein yields the protein MTYLLISLPFLLISVVVWVARRKSAPRQVAVTALVMAVLLVLTAIFDNLMIWGELVGYGDAQRLGLQIGLVPIEDFFYPVFVALIVPALWPGRKKSAR from the coding sequence ATGACCTACCTGTTGATCAGCCTGCCTTTTCTCCTCATCAGTGTGGTGGTGTGGGTGGCCAGGCGTAAGAGTGCGCCCCGACAGGTGGCGGTGACCGCACTTGTCATGGCGGTGCTGCTGGTGCTCACGGCGATCTTCGACAACCTGATGATCTGGGGTGAGCTGGTCGGCTATGGCGACGCCCAACGACTTGGTCTGCAGATCGGCCTGGTTCCCATCGAAGACTTCTTCTACCCCGTCTTCGTCGCCCTGATTGTCCCGGCCCTGTGGCCGGGAAGGAAGAAGTCCGCCCGATGA
- a CDS encoding polyprenyl synthetase family protein, whose amino-acid sequence MSVDVEARVTASLALLEDFLNQGRKSVASDARLLNMAYEGVAVFALGGKHLRSRLVHISAGEVSGQGLYAATVFGACVDLLHGAFLIQDDIIDRDDTRRGKPTIHAAVRDEFGDAHMGISLAIVAGDLGINGALQLLLNSHLEDALVRHGMRLLSAAAQETITGEILDIAHLTEPKPDLEQVRLSNHLKTSEYSFGTPLKLGALAAGRDPAPMKPIAHALGCAYQAADDIAGAIGDSAVTGKTTGGDVINGRATLMTTRMEGQFPTDPAQLDAIIQAVIKEGDTHLAQARRIIDDTDLAEGVREGLHHVTDTIEGMLRTHA is encoded by the coding sequence ATGAGTGTTGATGTGGAGGCCCGGGTGACCGCCTCCCTGGCACTGCTGGAGGACTTCCTGAACCAGGGTCGGAAATCGGTGGCCAGTGACGCACGCCTGCTGAACATGGCCTATGAAGGTGTCGCGGTCTTCGCCCTGGGAGGCAAACATCTGCGCTCCCGACTGGTGCACATCTCCGCCGGTGAAGTCAGCGGACAGGGACTGTATGCGGCGACCGTTTTCGGAGCATGTGTGGACCTGCTCCACGGCGCCTTCCTGATCCAGGACGACATCATCGACCGGGATGACACCCGGCGCGGCAAACCCACGATCCATGCCGCGGTCCGTGATGAGTTCGGCGATGCCCACATGGGGATCTCCCTGGCGATCGTGGCCGGGGATCTGGGCATCAACGGGGCCCTGCAACTGCTGCTGAACTCCCACCTTGAAGACGCCCTCGTCCGCCACGGCATGCGCCTGCTCTCCGCCGCCGCACAGGAAACCATCACCGGTGAAATCCTCGACATCGCCCACCTGACGGAACCCAAACCGGATCTGGAGCAGGTACGCCTGAGCAACCATCTCAAAACCAGCGAATACAGCTTCGGGACCCCACTGAAACTCGGTGCCCTGGCAGCCGGCCGGGACCCCGCCCCCATGAAACCGATCGCCCACGCCCTGGGCTGCGCCTACCAGGCCGCCGATGACATCGCCGGCGCGATCGGGGACAGCGCCGTGACCGGAAAAACAACCGGGGGAGATGTGATCAACGGTCGCGCCACCCTGATGACCACCCGGATGGAGGGGCAATTCCCCACCGACCCAGCCCAGCTGGACGCCATCATCCAGGCCGTGATCAAGGAAGGCGACACCCACCTCGCCCAGGCCCGCCGCATCATCGACGACACCGACCTGGCCGAAGGGGTGCGGGAAGGACTCCACCACGTCACCGACACCATCGAAGGGATGCTGCGCACCCATGCCTGA
- a CDS encoding lycopene cyclase domain-containing protein codes for METLLPFAYLTILLVTLGCMVLCDWRWKLAFFLDARRATILSIVVVVAFLVWDGLGIATGSFFRGGSDYMTGIILAPEMPVEEPLFLFFLTYLTINLTSGARLLLNAATRKEQNA; via the coding sequence ATGGAGACCCTCCTGCCCTTTGCCTACCTGACGATCCTCCTGGTCACCCTGGGCTGCATGGTGTTGTGTGACTGGCGGTGGAAGCTGGCGTTTTTCCTTGATGCCCGCCGCGCCACGATCCTCAGCATCGTGGTGGTGGTGGCCTTCCTGGTCTGGGATGGCCTCGGGATCGCCACCGGTTCCTTCTTCCGGGGTGGTTCGGACTACATGACCGGGATCATTCTTGCCCCGGAGATGCCGGTGGAGGAACCCCTCTTCCTCTTCTTCCTGACCTACCTGACCATCAACCTCACCTCCGGTGCGCGCCTGCTGCTGAATGCGGCCACACGGAAGGAGCAGAACGCATGA
- a CDS encoding phytoene/squalene synthase family protein: MPEHLPPPGGSLTDFLTRYDHMAIRSAHEVIACYSTSFSLATRLLGKQVRADIRNLYAMVRIADEIVDGTAAAAGMNPTEITDTLDRYEQAVLASVDTRFHVDPVLHAYALSARRCDFNPDQVRAFFASMRRDLHQSTHDAHSFEDYVYGSAEVIGLLCLSAFLVDHPATPTERNRMEAGARSLGAAFQKINFLRDLAEDSQTLGRAYFPGLETRELSDEHKKELIRDIRQDLSDAHTAIPLLPLSARAGVLAATELFTELTNRLDVLPAAELARRRVSVPRRTKAAILARALTAAPRAHRRKEK, encoded by the coding sequence ATGCCTGAACACCTGCCCCCACCGGGAGGATCCCTCACCGACTTCCTCACCCGCTACGACCACATGGCGATCAGGTCCGCCCATGAGGTCATCGCCTGCTATTCCACCAGTTTCTCCCTGGCCACCCGCCTGCTGGGCAAACAGGTGCGGGCCGATATCCGCAATCTCTACGCCATGGTGCGCATCGCCGATGAAATCGTCGACGGCACCGCCGCCGCCGCAGGTATGAACCCCACCGAGATCACCGACACCCTGGATCGGTACGAACAGGCCGTACTCGCATCCGTCGACACCCGTTTCCACGTCGACCCCGTCCTGCACGCCTACGCACTCAGCGCCCGACGCTGCGACTTCAACCCCGACCAGGTCCGCGCCTTCTTCGCCTCCATGCGCCGCGACCTGCACCAGTCCACCCATGACGCCCACAGCTTCGAGGACTACGTCTACGGCTCCGCCGAGGTCATCGGTCTGCTGTGCCTGTCCGCCTTCCTGGTTGACCACCCCGCCACCCCGACGGAACGAAACCGGATGGAAGCCGGCGCCCGCTCCCTGGGGGCAGCCTTCCAGAAAATCAACTTCCTCCGGGACCTCGCCGAGGACTCACAGACCCTGGGACGGGCCTATTTCCCCGGCCTGGAAACCCGGGAACTCAGCGACGAACACAAGAAGGAACTGATCCGGGATATCCGCCAGGACCTTTCCGACGCCCACACCGCCATTCCCCTGCTGCCGCTCTCCGCGCGCGCCGGGGTGCTGGCCGCCACCGAGTTGTTCACCGAGCTGACCAACCGACTTGATGTTCTCCCCGCGGCAGAGCTGGCCCGCCGGCGGGTGAGTGTGCCCCGCCGCACCAAGGCCGCGATCCTGGCGCGTGCCCTGACCGCCGCACCCCGTGCCCACCGTAGGAAAGAGAAGTAG
- a CDS encoding cryptochrome/photolyase family protein produces the protein MNQTPALTRILAALSTHPPTPPALMWFRDDLRLRDNAALAAAAEQGPVIAVYILETQEREHVRPLGRATKWWLHHSLSHLIDDLAAHQIPLVILHGDPRTLIPELVAHTGAGTVTWHRRYHHPQREVDAEIKDTLRSTGITAQSFPGHLLAEPWTIETGQGGPYKVYTPFAKKLRTSVQHPGPEPTQLHGPGAHPALSTTDLAELGLLPTHPSRQEPDWAKGLHQAWTPGEHGAQRRLDIFLETLTRRPGKKGYAEGRDFPGRAVTSRLSPHLRFGEISVHTVWEAVTNHTAETPDTTVFQNELMWRDFAWHRLYHRPDLATVNVRPEFNTFPWAWDPTEFAHTTAEGRDGRRHPDIPHPGPSPQEDTTIQDFRADLSDWRSGTTGIPLVDAGMRELWETGHMHNRVRMVVASFLTKNLGIHWRHGEEWFWDTLVDADPASNPFNWQWAAGCGDDASPYFRIFNPLTQATRFDPRATYINTWIPEHGSPDYPAPVVDLKESRAMALAAYQDTRH, from the coding sequence ATGAACCAGACACCAGCCCTCACCCGGATCCTGGCTGCACTCTCCACCCACCCACCCACACCCCCGGCACTCATGTGGTTCCGCGATGATCTGCGTCTCCGGGACAATGCGGCCCTTGCCGCAGCAGCAGAACAGGGGCCGGTGATCGCGGTATACATTCTCGAAACCCAGGAGAGGGAACATGTCCGCCCTCTGGGAAGAGCCACGAAATGGTGGCTCCACCACAGCCTGAGCCACCTCATCGACGACCTCGCAGCACACCAGATCCCCCTGGTCATCCTCCACGGCGACCCCCGCACCCTCATACCCGAACTGGTGGCACACACCGGGGCCGGCACCGTCACCTGGCACCGCCGCTACCATCACCCCCAACGCGAGGTCGACGCCGAGATCAAGGACACCCTGCGCTCCACCGGCATCACCGCGCAGAGCTTTCCCGGCCATCTGCTGGCGGAACCCTGGACCATTGAAACCGGACAGGGCGGGCCCTACAAGGTCTACACCCCCTTCGCCAAGAAACTCCGGACCAGTGTGCAGCACCCCGGGCCGGAACCGACGCAGCTTCACGGCCCCGGCGCGCACCCCGCACTGAGCACCACCGACCTGGCGGAGCTGGGCCTGCTACCCACCCACCCCTCACGCCAGGAACCAGACTGGGCGAAGGGCCTGCACCAGGCCTGGACCCCAGGGGAACACGGTGCCCAACGACGCCTGGACATCTTCCTGGAGACCCTGACCCGGCGCCCCGGAAAGAAGGGCTACGCCGAGGGTCGCGACTTTCCCGGCAGGGCCGTGACCAGCCGGCTCTCCCCACACCTGCGCTTCGGTGAAATCAGTGTCCACACCGTCTGGGAGGCCGTCACCAACCACACCGCCGAGACACCGGACACCACCGTCTTCCAGAATGAACTGATGTGGCGCGACTTCGCCTGGCACCGCCTCTACCACCGACCGGACCTGGCCACCGTTAACGTCCGCCCCGAATTCAACACCTTCCCCTGGGCCTGGGATCCCACCGAATTCGCCCACACCACAGCCGAGGGAAGAGATGGCCGACGCCACCCCGACATCCCACACCCTGGCCCATCCCCGCAGGAAGACACCACCATCCAGGATTTCCGCGCGGACCTCAGCGACTGGCGCAGCGGCACCACCGGCATCCCACTGGTCGACGCCGGCATGCGTGAACTCTGGGAAACCGGCCACATGCACAACCGGGTGCGCATGGTCGTCGCCTCCTTCCTCACCAAAAACCTCGGCATCCACTGGCGCCACGGTGAAGAATGGTTCTGGGACACCCTCGTCGATGCCGATCCCGCCAGCAACCCCTTCAACTGGCAATGGGCCGCCGGCTGCGGCGATGACGCCTCACCCTACTTCCGCATCTTCAACCCCCTGACCCAGGCCACCCGTTTCGACCCCCGGGCCACCTACATCAACACCTGGATCCCGGAACACGGCAGCCCCGACTACCCGGCACCCGTGGTCGACCTGAAAGAATCCCGGGCCATGGCGCTGGCCGCCTACCAGGACACCAGACATTAG
- a CDS encoding lipocalin family protein, producing MRRLLTSLGTIALAATLLTPVAGAQDLFDGGRLGGGSSQLIPSGSSTGSQLAEIEEAVDLERYAGTWYQVAALPQPYTLQCARDTTAEYAVIDEDTISVRNSCGTLFGQDSVIEGTATTRSDASLRVNFPDVPFQDPNGPTNYRVTYLAEDYSLAVVGDPNRTSGFVLSRTPDLSPQQWSQVRETVESRGFWSCSFLTVPMAEGRGDIAPLCTQ from the coding sequence ATGCGCCGTCTCCTCACCTCCCTGGGCACCATCGCTCTCGCCGCCACCCTCCTGACCCCGGTCGCCGGGGCCCAGGACCTCTTCGACGGTGGTCGCCTCGGTGGCGGTTCCTCCCAGCTCATCCCCAGCGGTTCCTCCACCGGCAGCCAGCTTGCCGAGATCGAGGAAGCGGTGGATCTGGAGCGTTATGCCGGCACGTGGTACCAGGTGGCCGCCCTTCCGCAGCCCTACACCCTGCAGTGCGCCCGTGACACCACCGCCGAGTACGCGGTGATCGACGAAGACACCATCTCGGTCCGCAACTCCTGCGGCACCCTCTTCGGCCAGGATTCCGTTATCGAGGGCACCGCCACCACCCGCTCCGACGCCTCCCTGCGCGTCAACTTCCCCGATGTTCCCTTCCAGGACCCGAATGGCCCGACCAACTACCGGGTGACCTACCTCGCGGAGGACTACTCCCTGGCAGTGGTCGGTGACCCCAACCGCACCTCCGGTTTCGTCCTCTCCCGGACCCCGGACCTGAGTCCCCAGCAGTGGTCCCAGGTTCGTGAGACCGTCGAGTCCCGCGGTTTCTGGTCCTGCTCCTTCCTCACCGTCCCGATGGCAGAGGGCCGCGGTGACATTGCCCCGCTGTGCACCCAATAA
- a CDS encoding SDR family oxidoreductase has product MSTSLPATLDFTAHHPARTVLVTGASGYVGGRLVTELLAAGFQVRASSRKAASLRRFEWSDQVELVQADLGDAEDVARIMAGVDVVFYLVHSMGDKDQDFEEVEERTARTVAEVADAAGVRQLVYLSGLHPRDKKLAELSKHMRSRERVAQILLAAKTPTLVFRAATLIGSGSASFEIIRHLSERLPVMVAPQWISNRIEPLAIRDALYYLVAAADLGETVNRQFDIGCGQSYEFADLLRIYGRLNGLTRRVFSLPLPLPMDKLSGGWIGLVTPVPAGLAVPLAQSMAEDAVTEEHDIAEIIPDPPGGLIDYPAAVELAAKAAKGRGVPTSWDRSWTNVSDAADSLPTDPEWSGDSVYEDVRSGESDLPAVKVWEVIEGIGGVNGWYSAPSLWRIRGIMDRLFGGPGLGGRRDPRHLRVGDRVDWWRVVELDPPRRLVLAAEMKIDGRAWLIMEIKDRGEGCTYTQRALYAPNGVVGRLYWWAVAPFHFFIFPIMLRKILSAAERRNP; this is encoded by the coding sequence ATGTCTACCTCGTTGCCTGCCACCCTGGATTTCACCGCCCATCATCCGGCGCGGACTGTGCTGGTGACCGGAGCCTCCGGTTATGTCGGGGGCCGGCTGGTCACCGAGTTGCTCGCCGCCGGTTTCCAGGTTCGTGCCTCCTCGCGGAAAGCTGCGAGTCTGCGGCGTTTTGAGTGGAGTGATCAGGTGGAGCTGGTGCAGGCAGATCTTGGTGATGCCGAGGATGTCGCCCGGATCATGGCGGGGGTGGATGTGGTTTTCTACCTGGTGCATTCCATGGGGGATAAGGACCAGGACTTCGAGGAGGTCGAGGAGCGCACCGCCCGGACGGTGGCTGAGGTGGCTGATGCGGCGGGGGTGCGGCAGCTGGTCTATCTCTCCGGTCTTCATCCCAGGGACAAGAAGCTGGCGGAGTTGTCCAAGCACATGCGCTCCCGGGAACGGGTGGCCCAGATCCTCCTGGCCGCCAAGACTCCGACTCTGGTGTTCCGGGCGGCCACCCTCATCGGTTCCGGCTCGGCCTCCTTTGAGATCATCCGGCACCTGAGTGAGCGACTGCCCGTGATGGTGGCACCGCAGTGGATCAGTAATCGGATTGAGCCCCTGGCGATCCGGGATGCGCTCTATTACCTGGTGGCGGCGGCTGATCTGGGGGAGACGGTGAACCGGCAGTTCGATATCGGGTGCGGGCAGAGCTATGAGTTCGCTGACCTGCTCCGGATTTATGGTCGCCTGAACGGGTTGACCCGCCGGGTGTTCTCGTTGCCGTTGCCGCTGCCCATGGACAAGCTTTCGGGTGGGTGGATCGGTCTGGTCACCCCGGTGCCGGCTGGTCTGGCGGTGCCTCTGGCGCAGTCCATGGCTGAGGATGCGGTCACCGAGGAGCATGATATCGCCGAGATCATCCCGGATCCCCCGGGTGGTCTCATTGATTATCCCGCTGCGGTGGAGTTGGCGGCCAAGGCGGCTAAGGGGCGGGGAGTGCCCACCTCCTGGGACCGGAGCTGGACCAATGTCAGCGATGCGGCCGATAGTCTTCCCACTGACCCGGAATGGTCGGGGGATTCGGTGTATGAGGATGTGCGTTCGGGGGAGTCCGATCTGCCTGCGGTGAAGGTGTGGGAGGTGATCGAGGGGATCGGTGGGGTAAACGGCTGGTATTCCGCTCCTTCGCTGTGGCGCATCCGGGGGATCATGGACCGGCTTTTCGGTGGTCCCGGACTGGGTGGCAGGCGTGATCCCCGGCATCTGAGGGTCGGCGACCGGGTCGACTGGTGGCGGGTGGTGGAACTGGATCCGCCGCGCCGTCTGGTGCTGGCTGCGGAGATGAAGATCGACGGCCGGGCCTGGTTGATCATGGAGATTAAGGATCGCGGTGAGGGCTGCACCTACACCCAGCGGGCACTGTATGCACCCAACGGTGTGGTCGGCCGGCTCTACTGGTGGGCGGTGGCGCCTTTCCATTTCTTCATTTTTCCCATCATGTTGCGCAAGATTCTGAGTGCTGCAGAACGCAGGAACCCTTAA
- the crtI gene encoding phytoene desaturase family protein, with the protein MNNPAPRTAVVIGAGVAGLATAALLARDGVAVTVVERTETVGGRAGDLVLDNHDGFRWDTGPSWYLMPDAFDHFFRLLGTTTEEQIELVDLTPAYRLFPEGGASLDVPSGIEAAASFFESLEPGAGQKLRDYLDSAGDTYRVAVERFLYTTFSTPGPLLHRDVRERLGKLARLLTQPLESYVNERFSDHRLRQILTYPAVFLSSRPENTPSMYHLMSHTDLVQGVRYPVGGFASVIRAIHRLALEHGVKVQLNTEVTAITTTGQGRKVKATGVRVRDAAGKVGELTADIVVSGADLHHTENHLLPAPLRTYPEKYFASRDPGLGTVLVMVGVKGKLPQLAHHNLLFSREWSTDFSVVFDGPNAERPLDASRSIYVSMPSATDPGVAPADHENLFILVPVPASEQIGHGDTYRDGASASVAAIADAAIEQLAQWAGVPDLAERIVVRKTMGPADFAERFNAWRGGSIGPGHSLRQSAFLRGKNVSAKVDGLYYAGATTVPGVGVPMCLISAENVVKRLKGDTTPGPMPEPIPGGGAV; encoded by the coding sequence ATGAACAACCCCGCACCCCGCACGGCTGTGGTCATCGGAGCTGGTGTCGCCGGCCTGGCCACGGCAGCTCTGTTGGCACGTGATGGCGTGGCCGTCACCGTCGTGGAGCGCACCGAGACTGTCGGTGGCCGCGCCGGTGATCTGGTCCTGGACAACCACGATGGGTTCCGTTGGGACACCGGTCCTTCCTGGTATCTCATGCCGGATGCCTTCGACCACTTCTTCCGCCTGTTGGGCACCACCACCGAGGAGCAGATCGAGCTGGTGGATCTGACCCCGGCCTACCGTCTGTTCCCCGAGGGCGGGGCATCCCTGGACGTGCCCAGCGGTATCGAGGCCGCGGCCTCGTTCTTCGAGTCCCTGGAGCCCGGGGCGGGGCAGAAGCTGCGGGACTACCTCGACAGTGCGGGGGACACCTACCGGGTGGCCGTCGAACGTTTCCTCTACACGACTTTCTCCACCCCTGGCCCCCTGCTGCACCGCGATGTGCGCGAGCGCCTGGGCAAGCTCGCGAGGTTGCTCACCCAGCCGTTGGAGAGCTATGTCAACGAGCGTTTCTCCGACCATCGTCTCCGTCAGATCCTGACCTACCCGGCGGTGTTCCTGTCCTCCCGGCCGGAGAACACACCCTCGATGTATCACCTGATGAGCCACACCGACCTGGTGCAGGGGGTGCGTTATCCGGTGGGTGGTTTCGCCTCCGTGATCCGGGCGATCCACCGCCTGGCGCTCGAGCACGGGGTGAAGGTACAGCTGAACACCGAGGTCACCGCCATCACCACCACCGGTCAGGGCCGCAAGGTGAAGGCCACCGGGGTGCGGGTGCGTGATGCGGCGGGCAAGGTCGGCGAGCTCACGGCCGATATCGTCGTCTCCGGTGCGGACCTGCATCACACCGAGAACCATCTGCTGCCGGCCCCGCTGCGCACCTACCCGGAGAAGTACTTTGCCTCCCGGGACCCGGGTCTGGGCACGGTGCTGGTCATGGTGGGGGTGAAGGGTAAGCTGCCGCAGTTGGCCCACCACAACCTGCTGTTCAGCCGGGAGTGGTCCACCGACTTCTCCGTGGTCTTCGACGGGCCCAACGCCGAGCGCCCCCTGGACGCCTCCCGCTCGATCTACGTCTCCATGCCTTCAGCCACCGACCCTGGGGTGGCGCCGGCTGATCATGAGAACCTCTTCATTCTGGTGCCGGTCCCCGCCTCAGAGCAGATCGGCCACGGGGACACCTACCGCGACGGTGCCTCCGCCTCGGTGGCGGCCATTGCCGATGCCGCGATTGAGCAGCTCGCCCAGTGGGCTGGTGTGCCTGATCTGGCGGAGCGCATCGTGGTGCGCAAGACCATGGGCCCGGCGGATTTCGCGGAGCGTTTCAACGCCTGGCGGGGTGGGTCCATCGGGCCCGGTCACTCGCTGCGTCAGTCCGCCTTCCTGCGGGGAAAGAATGTCTCCGCCAAGGTCGACGGCCTCTACTACGCCGGTGCCACCACGGTGCCGGGGGTGGGTGTGCCGATGTGCCTGATTTCCGCGGAGAATGTGGTCAAGCGGCTGAAGGGGGACACCACACCCGGCCCGATGCCGGAGCCGATCCCCGGGGGAGGGGCAGTGTAG
- a CDS encoding tryptophan-rich sensory protein gives MKNPTANNSTQTSTPSQGWILPLIVLIGVAVAIVAAFLGSGAIVGTPINQAAGGALSADSTPLAPAGPAFRIWSVIYLGLAGYAFWQLSGTARRSAREHSLRPWALLSVLLNAAWIWMVQLGLLFASVVVIVLLLAVLIKIMYLLGAPRTAGWVELILTDGTFGLYFGWVLVATFANIWAWLAALEVDLFRQVSLGVVGIIVAGVLGILIAVLDGGRVAPALATAWGLGWIAVARTEGQYEAAVLTWSAAAAALLILLATAAARFRRTTPRP, from the coding sequence ATGAAAAACCCCACAGCGAACAACTCAACCCAGACATCCACCCCCAGCCAAGGCTGGATCCTTCCGCTCATCGTCCTCATCGGTGTCGCCGTTGCGATCGTGGCTGCCTTCCTCGGCAGCGGCGCGATCGTCGGCACCCCGATCAATCAGGCGGCCGGTGGTGCCCTGTCCGCGGATTCCACTCCGCTCGCACCTGCCGGACCGGCCTTCCGCATCTGGAGCGTGATCTACCTGGGGTTGGCCGGCTACGCCTTCTGGCAGTTGTCCGGCACAGCCCGTCGCTCCGCCCGGGAGCACAGTTTAAGACCCTGGGCATTATTGTCCGTCCTGCTCAACGCCGCCTGGATCTGGATGGTTCAGCTCGGCCTGCTCTTTGCCTCGGTGGTGGTGATTGTCCTGCTGTTGGCGGTGCTCATCAAGATCATGTACCTCCTGGGGGCTCCCCGCACCGCCGGTTGGGTGGAGCTGATCCTGACTGACGGCACCTTCGGCCTGTATTTCGGCTGGGTACTGGTCGCCACCTTCGCCAACATCTGGGCCTGGTTGGCCGCCCTGGAGGTGGACCTGTTCCGGCAGGTATCCCTCGGGGTCGTCGGCATCATCGTGGCCGGTGTGCTGGGTATCCTCATCGCGGTACTCGATGGTGGGCGTGTGGCACCTGCCCTGGCCACCGCCTGGGGCCTGGGGTGGATTGCCGTGGCCCGGACGGAGGGACAGTACGAGGCGGCCGTGCTGACCTGGTCGGCGGCAGCCGCAGCCCTGCTGATCCTGCTCGCCACTGCTGCCGCCAGATTCCGGCGGACAACCCCACGCCCCTGA
- a CDS encoding glycosyltransferase translates to MNEPLTPAEPRRISVIIPCLNDAELLERCLHSFQTQLLPADEIIVVDNGSTDNSAAIAHQAGARVVTEPRRGITWATQTGFDAATGDILLRVDADTRAEEDFILRLHHAWEAAEKSPGRTVVGVTGSARFEIPGALGTIATSLYLGAYRTSVGSALGHHPFFGTNYSIRAQWWHQIRDAVDFSDTYVHEDMHLSFAVRENETVWYQPDLLLSMDDRALHGFRQVLVRFHRGFYTMLRNWRTHPPHLRLAQRGVLGPRLKEVLKP, encoded by the coding sequence ATGAATGAACCTCTCACCCCAGCTGAGCCCCGCCGCATCAGCGTGATCATCCCCTGCCTCAACGATGCGGAGCTGCTGGAGCGTTGCCTGCACAGCTTCCAGACACAGCTGCTCCCCGCCGATGAGATCATCGTGGTGGACAACGGTTCCACCGACAACTCCGCAGCCATCGCCCACCAGGCGGGGGCCCGGGTGGTCACCGAACCCCGCCGGGGCATCACCTGGGCCACCCAGACCGGTTTTGATGCCGCCACCGGGGACATCCTCCTACGGGTTGACGCTGACACCAGGGCTGAGGAGGACTTCATCCTCCGGCTGCACCACGCCTGGGAAGCCGCCGAAAAGTCACCCGGCCGCACCGTGGTCGGGGTGACCGGTTCCGCCCGGTTCGAAATCCCCGGGGCCCTCGGCACCATCGCCACCTCCCTCTACCTCGGTGCTTACCGCACCAGCGTGGGATCCGCCCTGGGACACCATCCCTTCTTCGGCACCAACTACTCCATCCGGGCACAGTGGTGGCACCAGATCCGGGACGCAGTGGACTTCAGTGACACCTATGTCCATGAAGACATGCACCTGTCCTTCGCGGTACGTGAGAATGAAACCGTCTGGTACCAGCCCGACCTGCTCCTGAGCATGGATGACCGTGCCCTGCACGGGTTCCGGCAGGTACTGGTCCGTTTCCACCGTGGTTTCTACACCATGCTGCGGAACTGGCGGACCCACCCCCCACATCTCCGGCTGGCCCAACGCGGTGTCCTCGGACCCCGACTGAAAGAGGTGCTCAAACCATGA